A DNA window from Geovibrio ferrireducens contains the following coding sequences:
- a CDS encoding tetratricopeptide repeat protein, giving the protein MKKLLIILLSAVSVSVYASDAEKGLTAEARTAYNKAHGFYEKGENGRAEEAVREYRKQFPDAPHGLHSMLMGNICLKKQDKKCAMREFEDSAVFFGDNTQMWENAALLAYENKEYKKAEQLLNRLAALTSLNMQQKKILLSVYFADQQWGKAASVITPAEFKGMDDSDAKAVLAATFRAGRKDAFYSMLKGRIDATQNPEWWKYYAAFALEDGKTKEGVSAMRTYARTGNIGGADKVTAAKLLARAKVYDEAAEFFGAAMNEVRLECRDMVFAGNVSRKAGQFENSIKIFDKAVASGCSDKALSSKAVTYFMKKDYGRAAETFAMASEKEGNRSYGSYMAGLSYYKAGDKANARRFLRMTGKNSEYGKRAMKLLEYMEENDDKNS; this is encoded by the coding sequence ATGAAAAAGCTGTTAATAATTCTCTTATCAGCGGTGTCCGTGAGCGTTTATGCTTCGGATGCCGAAAAAGGACTCACTGCGGAAGCCCGTACTGCCTATAACAAGGCTCACGGCTTTTATGAAAAAGGCGAAAACGGCAGGGCCGAGGAAGCTGTACGGGAATACAGAAAACAGTTCCCCGATGCGCCTCACGGTCTGCACAGCATGCTGATGGGCAACATATGCCTTAAAAAGCAGGATAAAAAATGCGCCATGAGGGAGTTTGAGGACAGCGCGGTTTTCTTCGGGGACAACACGCAGATGTGGGAAAACGCAGCTCTTCTTGCTTATGAGAATAAGGAATACAAAAAGGCGGAGCAGCTTCTGAACAGACTTGCCGCACTTACAAGCCTGAATATGCAGCAGAAGAAGATTCTTCTTTCCGTCTATTTCGCTGACCAGCAGTGGGGCAAAGCCGCATCAGTGATCACTCCGGCTGAATTTAAAGGGATGGATGATTCCGATGCGAAGGCTGTTCTCGCCGCGACTTTCCGCGCAGGGAGGAAGGATGCCTTCTATTCCATGCTGAAAGGCAGGATAGATGCGACCCAGAACCCCGAATGGTGGAAATATTACGCCGCCTTCGCCCTTGAGGACGGAAAAACAAAAGAGGGTGTTTCCGCCATGAGAACATACGCCCGCACAGGCAACATAGGCGGGGCGGATAAGGTGACAGCGGCGAAACTTCTGGCGCGCGCAAAGGTCTATGATGAAGCGGCTGAGTTTTTCGGCGCAGCCATGAATGAGGTGCGTCTGGAATGCCGTGATATGGTTTTCGCGGGAAATGTGTCGAGAAAAGCCGGACAGTTTGAAAACTCCATAAAAATATTTGATAAAGCCGTAGCCTCCGGATGCTCTGACAAGGCACTCAGCTCAAAGGCTGTCACCTATTTTATGAAAAAGGATTACGGCAGGGCGGCAGAAACTTTTGCCATGGCCTCGGAAAAAGAGGGGAACAGGTCGTACGGCTCTTATATGGCCGGGCTTTCCTATTATAAGGCCGGTGATAAGGCAAATGCGCGCCGTTTTCTCAGAATGACAGGAAAAAACAGCGAATACGGCAAACGTGCCATGAAACTTCTTGAATATATGGAGGAAAATGATGATAAAAACAGTTAA
- a CDS encoding extracellular solute-binding protein, with protein sequence MNRLLLLMLALCLFFSQAEAGVTKTHGFSLTDGLKYGADFRHFEFVNPKAPKGGTLRRAMYGTYDSFNPFAPKGISIKATGYLHDSLMTSSADESLSYYGLIAETMEYPDDYSWVIFNLRPEAKWSDGTPLTADDVVFSFEKITEVSPFYRNYYNLITKAEALGKHRVKFHFAKGETSRELPLIAGQLSIIPKHFWQTRDLSKSSLEIPPVSGAYRITSFEAGKRVTFGRVKDYWGEKLPVNVGQNNFDTIVFEYFRDQTVAFEAFKAGHFDFTAESSGRRWYRGYTGKYFDMGLIRKEEIPHKNPQGMKGIVFNTALKPLDNILVRKALNYAYDYDWINKNIYFDQDKRHDSFFSNSELACGAVPAADVAAVIKQVKPDAGDELLRAQFRFPSTDGSGNNRENLKTAVQLFEQAGYRTVNGKMTGKDGKPLYLEITTSSKTIEKELMTFKKALERIGIDFYIRYMDSTQFVDKVRAKDYMMIYTAVKQSESPGNEQRNMWHSEAADEAGSRNYARIKDPAVDRLVDMIINAKDRKSLVTYSKALDRVLLNGWYFIPSGYSDRYRIAYWDKFGKPEKMPEYSFGFGSWWIEPEKEKKIDSLIKR encoded by the coding sequence TTGAATAGACTTCTGCTTCTGATGCTTGCCCTCTGCCTGTTTTTTTCTCAGGCGGAGGCAGGTGTCACAAAAACCCACGGTTTCTCGCTCACTGACGGACTGAAATACGGCGCAGATTTCAGGCATTTTGAATTTGTAAACCCCAAAGCTCCGAAAGGGGGTACGCTGCGCAGAGCCATGTACGGCACTTATGACAGCTTTAACCCGTTTGCGCCGAAGGGTATTTCCATAAAGGCCACAGGTTATCTCCATGACAGCCTGATGACCTCCTCCGCTGATGAGTCACTGAGTTATTACGGCCTCATAGCCGAAACCATGGAGTATCCGGACGATTATTCATGGGTGATATTCAACCTCCGCCCCGAAGCGAAATGGAGCGACGGAACACCGCTCACTGCGGATGATGTTGTTTTCAGCTTTGAGAAAATCACGGAGGTCAGCCCGTTTTACCGTAATTACTATAACCTGATAACAAAGGCTGAGGCACTGGGAAAGCACAGGGTTAAGTTTCACTTCGCAAAAGGGGAGACCAGCCGCGAGCTTCCGCTCATAGCCGGTCAGCTTTCCATAATCCCCAAACATTTCTGGCAGACGAGGGATCTCTCCAAATCATCCCTTGAGATCCCGCCTGTGAGCGGAGCTTACAGAATCACCTCCTTTGAAGCGGGAAAAAGAGTAACCTTCGGGCGGGTCAAAGACTACTGGGGTGAGAAGCTTCCGGTTAACGTTGGTCAGAATAACTTCGATACAATTGTCTTTGAATATTTCAGGGATCAGACAGTAGCCTTTGAGGCCTTCAAGGCAGGGCACTTCGATTTCACTGCGGAAAGCTCCGGCCGCAGATGGTACAGGGGCTACACCGGAAAATATTTCGACATGGGGCTGATCAGAAAGGAAGAGATACCTCACAAAAACCCGCAGGGGATGAAAGGCATAGTGTTCAACACGGCACTTAAGCCTCTGGATAATATACTTGTGCGCAAGGCGCTCAACTATGCCTATGATTATGACTGGATAAACAAAAACATCTACTTCGATCAGGATAAAAGGCACGACAGCTTCTTCTCAAACTCTGAACTTGCCTGCGGCGCAGTGCCCGCGGCGGATGTTGCGGCCGTGATAAAACAGGTTAAGCCTGATGCGGGGGATGAACTGCTCAGGGCGCAGTTCAGGTTTCCCTCCACGGACGGCAGCGGGAACAACAGGGAAAACCTGAAAACCGCTGTGCAGCTTTTCGAACAGGCGGGCTACCGCACAGTGAACGGAAAAATGACCGGGAAGGACGGCAAGCCCCTTTATCTGGAGATAACCACATCCTCCAAAACCATCGAAAAGGAACTGATGACCTTCAAAAAAGCCCTTGAACGCATAGGCATAGACTTTTACATCAGGTACATGGATTCCACCCAGTTTGTGGATAAGGTGCGCGCAAAGGACTACATGATGATTTATACCGCAGTAAAGCAATCCGAATCACCGGGGAACGAACAGCGCAACATGTGGCACTCCGAGGCGGCGGACGAGGCGGGCAGCAGAAACTACGCCCGCATAAAAGACCCCGCTGTGGACAGACTGGTGGATATGATAATAAACGCAAAGGACAGAAAAAGCCTTGTGACATATTCCAAAGCGCTGGACAGGGTGCTTCTGAACGGATGGTATTTTATCCCCTCCGGCTATTCCGACAGATACCGGATCGCATACTGGGACAAGTTCGGCAAACCGGAAAAGATGCCCGAATACAGTTTCGGCTTCGGCTCATGGTGGATAGAGCCTGAAAAAGAGAAAAAGATCGACAGTCTGATTAAAAGGTAA
- a CDS encoding MotA/TolQ/ExbB proton channel family protein, with amino-acid sequence MKKLAAVMAVLLIIPAAVFAKDLRVIYRDLVQESETVSRTIEKELQTLRNDRAKMKSEVEALERQLAALDREADALRRESEGYIKAINVNREALGRENSSFTQIEAAVEAAMQDFFVMSQEYPSYAVPGDGDFFKKGEEPLFKLNFLADSYVDFIGYASKVSLRDMSVTDTDGTLKNVQVLSLGTFADVYKDGNEYGYLARNLEGGLQKVAGVPSKERSLIDKYFKGETDDMSLDFSGGAVFKQWENKITLLSQLKKGGLLIIPIILVAVFALLLAFERAYSLYFKGLGALDTVDEIAANLEAGKTDEALKSAESIKSSPLGRVCMAIIPFRTCTLQARENILNEALLKEVPVIERNLSHLSTCAAVAPMLGLLGTVTGMISTFHVITLYGSGDPRLMAGGISEALITTMFGLIVAIPVMLVHTFFARRAETLLDRLQEAGMKVFNSAGTEK; translated from the coding sequence ATGAAAAAACTCGCAGCCGTAATGGCGGTTCTTCTGATTATTCCCGCCGCAGTATTTGCCAAAGATTTAAGAGTTATATACAGGGATCTGGTTCAGGAATCTGAAACAGTTTCCAGAACCATAGAAAAAGAACTCCAGACGCTCAGAAACGACCGCGCGAAAATGAAGAGCGAGGTTGAGGCACTGGAAAGACAGCTCGCAGCCCTTGACAGGGAAGCGGATGCCCTCCGCAGGGAGAGCGAAGGCTACATAAAGGCAATCAACGTCAACAGGGAAGCCCTTGGGCGTGAAAACAGCAGCTTCACACAGATTGAGGCCGCTGTGGAGGCGGCTATGCAGGACTTTTTCGTGATGTCTCAGGAATATCCTTCTTACGCTGTTCCGGGGGACGGAGACTTCTTTAAAAAAGGTGAAGAGCCCCTTTTCAAGCTGAACTTCCTTGCGGACAGCTATGTGGATTTCATAGGCTATGCTTCAAAGGTCAGCCTGCGCGATATGTCTGTAACTGATACCGACGGAACCCTGAAAAACGTTCAGGTGCTTTCCCTCGGCACATTTGCGGATGTGTATAAAGACGGAAACGAATACGGATACCTAGCCAGAAATCTTGAGGGGGGGCTCCAGAAGGTTGCGGGCGTTCCTTCAAAAGAGCGCAGTCTCATAGATAAATATTTCAAAGGGGAAACAGACGATATGTCTCTGGATTTCTCCGGCGGTGCAGTGTTCAAACAGTGGGAGAACAAAATAACACTCCTTTCCCAGCTTAAAAAGGGCGGACTTCTGATAATTCCGATTATCCTTGTGGCGGTCTTTGCTCTGCTGCTGGCATTCGAAAGGGCGTACAGCCTTTACTTCAAAGGGCTCGGCGCTCTGGACACAGTGGATGAAATAGCCGCAAACCTTGAGGCCGGAAAAACGGACGAGGCGCTTAAGAGCGCCGAAAGCATAAAATCATCCCCTCTGGGCAGAGTCTGCATGGCGATAATCCCTTTCCGCACATGCACATTGCAGGCCAGAGAAAACATACTGAATGAGGCTCTTCTTAAGGAAGTGCCGGTTATAGAGAGAAACCTTTCTCACCTTTCAACCTGCGCAGCTGTTGCGCCTATGCTTGGTCTTCTGGGCACTGTGACAGGGATGATAAGCACCTTCCATGTGATCACGCTGTACGGTTCGGGCGATCCCCGGCTGATGGCGGGCGGTATCTCCGAAGCGCTTATAACGACTATGTTCGGCCTCATAGTGGCAATACCTGTGATGCTTGTGCACACATTCTTCGCCAGACGCGCCGAAACTCTTCTGGACAGGCTTCAGGAGGCGGGCATGAAGGTGTTCAACTCAGCGGGAACCGAAAAATGA
- a CDS encoding DUF3450 domain-containing protein has protein sequence MNKALIALCVMIAGSAYAADADKILDLQKNIHDKKSGFYSENEKWQEEKINLEQQYIHLKRAVAEKEAYLKSLKSSAAELKTEAERSRTRIAEGQKLKTGLETSLSYLLEKLGAEAAAGDEAAVQERRDRIEGLIAFIAAPDVLPAEKVRRVMEAYKVEADMSRYAEIRTMSVNVSGETLNGYVLRSGGLAAFFTTPDGTTAAFFNPSSGQFERLDSKYSGEVIIAGELVNRKRMPALVTLPVGRIEVK, from the coding sequence ATGAACAAAGCCCTTATTGCCTTATGCGTAATGATTGCGGGGAGCGCTTACGCTGCTGATGCGGATAAGATTCTGGATTTGCAGAAGAATATCCACGACAAAAAGAGCGGCTTCTACTCTGAGAATGAAAAATGGCAGGAAGAGAAAATTAATCTCGAACAGCAGTACATACACCTCAAAAGAGCCGTTGCCGAGAAGGAGGCTTATCTGAAAAGCCTGAAATCCTCAGCAGCGGAGCTCAAAACGGAAGCAGAAAGAAGCAGAACGAGAATAGCCGAAGGGCAGAAGCTGAAAACAGGTCTGGAAACTTCGCTTTCCTACCTGCTTGAAAAGCTCGGAGCGGAAGCCGCGGCGGGTGACGAGGCTGCGGTTCAGGAAAGGCGCGACCGCATAGAAGGCCTCATCGCTTTCATCGCCGCGCCGGATGTCCTCCCCGCTGAAAAAGTGCGCAGAGTCATGGAGGCGTACAAGGTGGAGGCTGACATGTCCAGATACGCAGAAATACGCACCATGAGCGTGAATGTGAGCGGTGAAACCCTCAACGGTTATGTACTTCGCTCAGGCGGGCTTGCGGCCTTTTTCACAACGCCGGACGGAACAACGGCGGCATTTTTCAACCCTTCCTCAGGGCAGTTTGAAAGGCTTGATTCAAAATATTCAGGAGAAGTTATCATAGCGGGTGAACTGGTTAACAGAAAAAGGATGCCAGCTCTTGTGACTCTGCCCGTAGGGAGGATAGAAGTAAAATGA
- a CDS encoding energy transducer TonB, which produces MSRLSYFGINMLKWLLAFVMTLLVFSLFITMNREHNFDTSDRGDAFRVMMNERAAEKIQQEKHELPKEPETERVPTQQPLMQEMPIEADVDAGDTGISIQVSEVKVQPTALPSISAPSQPVSAPSDAVYNLNELDNRPRQTVNVRPDYPRYAVNNRIEGSVTVSFTLDRNGNVVNPQTVKAEPPNVFESSALAAVRKWKFTPAIKGGETVNVRMIVVVNFTLEKY; this is translated from the coding sequence GTGAGCAGGCTCTCCTACTTCGGCATAAATATGCTCAAATGGCTGCTGGCCTTTGTGATGACGCTGCTGGTATTTTCCCTGTTCATTACGATGAACCGCGAGCACAATTTCGACACATCAGACCGGGGCGATGCCTTCCGTGTGATGATGAATGAGAGGGCTGCGGAAAAAATACAGCAGGAAAAGCACGAACTGCCGAAGGAACCGGAGACCGAGCGTGTGCCCACCCAGCAGCCGCTGATGCAGGAAATGCCCATAGAGGCTGATGTTGATGCCGGAGACACGGGGATAAGTATTCAGGTTTCAGAGGTGAAGGTTCAGCCCACGGCGCTCCCTAGTATAAGCGCTCCCTCGCAGCCTGTTTCCGCCCCTTCCGATGCTGTTTACAACCTGAACGAACTGGACAACAGACCGAGACAGACTGTCAACGTCAGACCCGATTACCCCAGATACGCCGTAAACAACAGGATAGAAGGGAGCGTAACTGTCAGCTTCACTCTGGACAGAAACGGAAACGTGGTTAACCCGCAGACGGTTAAGGCAGAACCGCCTAATGTTTTTGAGAGCTCGGCGCTTGCCGCTGTGCGGAAATGGAAGTTCACCCCCGCCATCAAAGGGGGCGAAACGGTTAATGTGCGCATGATAGTTGTTGTAAACTTTACACTGGAAAAATACTGA
- a CDS encoding ExbD/TolR family protein — translation MQRIARRSSGNSSSIDMTPMIDLIFLLLIFFIVTTSFVKETGIEVEKPVAATAQKKEDSSVLIAVTGDGRIFMDNQEVDIRSVRGRVSVMLSDNPKAAAVVIADKNARVETVVEIMDQCRLAGVNHVSLAAKGGQ, via the coding sequence ATGCAGCGTATAGCGAGACGTTCCTCAGGGAATTCATCCTCAATAGATATGACACCGATGATCGACCTCATATTCCTTCTTCTGATCTTCTTCATAGTCACGACAAGCTTTGTGAAGGAGACGGGGATAGAGGTGGAAAAACCCGTGGCCGCCACAGCGCAGAAGAAGGAGGATTCCTCCGTGCTCATAGCTGTGACGGGTGACGGGCGTATCTTCATGGATAATCAGGAAGTGGATATAAGAAGCGTAAGGGGCAGGGTGTCCGTAATGCTTTCCGACAACCCGAAGGCGGCGGCTGTTGTTATAGCCGATAAAAACGCACGGGTTGAAACAGTTGTTGAAATAATGGATCAATGCCGCCTCGCAGGTGTAAACCATGTGAGTCTGGCGGCGAAGGGCGGACAGTGA
- a CDS encoding microcin C ABC transporter permease YejB, whose amino-acid sequence MLSYILKRLVLVIPTLLGIVTINFFLVQMAPGGPMETMIARMTGEEVTAEQRALRQDDDSSGGSALREDSSAAEMFRGGGISPELIEELKKLYGFDRPVHERYLKMLKDFVMFEFGESFFRDKSVIELIKEKLPVSVSLGVWTTILVYLISIPLGIKKAVRHGSRFDVWSSFAVIMGSAIPVFLFAVLLIIFFAGGNYFAWFPLRGLVSDGFAGMSLWEKVLDYLWHMCLPVVSMLIGGFASLTMLTKNSFLDEINRQYVTTARAKGLTEKRILYGHVFRNSMLIVISGFPAAFISMFFTGSLLIEVIFSLDGLGLMGFEAAMSRDYPVMFSTLYIFTLMGLVLGIISDITYTLVDPRISFKAADRG is encoded by the coding sequence ATGCTTTCGTATATTCTGAAGAGGCTGGTTCTCGTGATCCCCACTCTGCTGGGGATCGTCACCATAAACTTTTTTCTTGTGCAGATGGCTCCCGGCGGGCCTATGGAAACCATGATAGCCCGCATGACCGGGGAAGAGGTCACAGCGGAGCAGCGTGCCCTCCGGCAGGATGATGATTCATCCGGCGGCAGCGCTCTCAGGGAGGATTCATCCGCTGCTGAAATGTTCCGCGGCGGCGGCATATCCCCTGAGCTCATTGAGGAGCTGAAAAAGCTCTACGGTTTCGACAGGCCGGTGCATGAGCGCTACCTCAAAATGCTGAAAGACTTTGTGATGTTCGAGTTCGGCGAGAGCTTTTTCCGTGATAAAAGCGTGATTGAACTGATAAAGGAAAAGCTTCCCGTTTCAGTTTCGCTGGGTGTGTGGACGACAATCCTTGTCTATTTGATCAGCATTCCTCTGGGCATAAAAAAGGCTGTCCGCCACGGCAGCAGGTTTGATGTGTGGAGCTCATTTGCTGTGATAATGGGGAGTGCGATCCCCGTGTTTCTGTTTGCCGTTCTCCTCATAATCTTCTTCGCAGGGGGGAACTATTTTGCGTGGTTCCCGCTGAGGGGACTTGTGTCCGACGGGTTCGCCGGTATGAGCCTGTGGGAGAAGGTTCTGGATTATCTCTGGCATATGTGCCTTCCCGTTGTTTCCATGCTGATAGGCGGTTTTGCCTCGCTGACCATGCTGACCAAAAACTCGTTTCTGGATGAAATAAACAGACAGTACGTAACCACCGCCAGAGCAAAGGGGTTAACGGAAAAGCGCATACTCTACGGCCATGTTTTCCGCAACTCCATGCTTATTGTCATCTCCGGCTTTCCAGCCGCATTCATATCAATGTTTTTCACAGGCTCCCTTCTCATAGAGGTTATATTCTCTCTGGACGGACTGGGGCTCATGGGCTTTGAGGCCGCCATGAGCAGGGATTATCCTGTGATGTTTTCAACGCTTTACATCTTCACGCTCATGGGGCTTGTGCTGGGCATAATCAGTGATATTACATACACTCTGGTTGACCCGCGCATCTCCTTCAAAGCGGCGGACAGGGGGTAA
- a CDS encoding MotA/TolQ/ExbB proton channel family protein, with amino-acid sequence MIGEIFRVVTDNTVQTIIFFLNIYIWFCIIDRLFLYGWLLLPEKGSSVSRITGKVRAELNALHIVYENEKQLAPYIGKYIRMLEHRLSGIKTGTAAAPMLGLLGTVWGMLIAFSVMAESGTGEPAMIAHGISSALSTTMWGLVAAIPGLVALPFLQRLKIRLINKINAEKITYIGGQSCSV; translated from the coding sequence ATGATAGGCGAAATCTTCAGGGTAGTCACAGATAATACTGTTCAGACCATAATCTTCTTCCTGAACATATACATATGGTTCTGCATAATAGACAGGCTGTTTCTATACGGCTGGCTGCTGCTGCCCGAAAAGGGGAGCAGCGTTTCCCGCATCACCGGGAAGGTGCGCGCGGAACTGAACGCTCTGCACATAGTTTATGAGAACGAAAAACAGCTTGCGCCGTATATCGGCAAATACATCAGAATGCTTGAACACAGGCTTTCAGGGATAAAGACAGGCACAGCAGCGGCCCCCATGCTGGGGCTTCTGGGTACAGTATGGGGCATGCTCATAGCTTTCAGTGTAATGGCGGAAAGCGGAACAGGCGAGCCCGCCATGATAGCCCACGGCATTTCAAGCGCGCTGTCCACCACTATGTGGGGGCTTGTGGCGGCTATACCGGGGCTTGTGGCGCTTCCGTTTCTCCAGAGGCTTAAAATCAGGCTGATAAACAAAATCAATGCAGAAAAAATAACCTATATCGGAGGGCAGTCATGCAGCGTATAG
- a CDS encoding M16 family metallopeptidase, giving the protein MMIKTVKDVRRLLCAFVIAAAGVCLLSPASEAGVQEKLPFSDKIIYGKLENGLQYYIRQNDLPLDKVEMRLNVRTGSLNETEAERGVAHFVEHMAFNGTRNFEGNDLIKFMEKVGLTFGQHTNAYTSSEVTNYQLSVPAEKDELITDSFKIMRDWADGITFDEKEIESEKGVITEEWRMRNDVRSRIRNMAREYLLEGSLYPLRDPIGLMEVVESADKALLKGYYDKWYTPENMSVIVVGNINPEKTEKLIKQNFTSLKAKKTPEKADTSVPFREGLRVRTITDPEATSVSLSYNLFSREGRVETYEHLKQNVLESGAMSMLNKRVSAKILEKKSELLSFRAGKSGMTDSLALTRFSVTTRPETIDSDISEMLTEIERVRRYGFNADELRDFITSQKTNIERAASPDYKYPSSKYADMIADYDTFGGHLTEFTQDKALLDRIFGETDIKDYNEAFNRLLLSNSRMVILTMPERDADKISVTEEKFLKIQSGAEKSEIKAEASRGILDKIIDKEPQGGVIKSREIFANVDGELITYGNGVRLFIKSNPVDKNRFMLTAKKPGGFSVMGDEEILYADFMQRALVSSGFQGISRRELQTFLAGKRVNAAPSVTGSTFDFGGGGDSEDMETMFQLIYKYLTAPDIDSNAFDALMKSTANSLESAEKDKKTVFFRDVAEKMLNDKYRRGHLLAADLPNITPEKLMKIYKAYFGDINNFIFVISGDADRDKTAELGRKYLGGLPAVNVNAAAVDRGVRLRDKSGTAEGFGDVENRSTVMIRFDKDVEYTANGRYISSLLRRVMDQRMRENIRENMGGVYSISSAVSYSDYPETVFSGRVSFTCDPARRDEIVREAAGIINDIAENGVTLKELETAKNQQNVQYDAAGEDNRFWVNSLIFDFIRDEPVLSVAERKETVSGLSLEIVNAFAAEYMKDMRIFVASYNPEAKVE; this is encoded by the coding sequence ATGATGATAAAAACAGTTAAGGATGTCCGCAGGCTTCTGTGCGCATTTGTAATTGCAGCGGCGGGTGTCTGTCTGCTGAGCCCTGCCTCCGAGGCGGGAGTTCAGGAGAAACTTCCTTTCAGCGATAAAATTATTTACGGCAAACTCGAAAACGGCCTTCAATATTACATCAGGCAGAATGATCTCCCTCTGGACAAGGTGGAGATGCGCCTCAATGTCAGAACCGGCTCCCTGAACGAAACTGAGGCCGAACGCGGTGTGGCTCACTTTGTGGAGCATATGGCGTTCAACGGCACAAGGAACTTCGAAGGGAACGACCTGATCAAGTTTATGGAAAAAGTGGGGCTGACCTTCGGGCAGCACACCAACGCCTACACATCATCAGAGGTCACAAACTACCAGCTCAGCGTTCCCGCGGAAAAAGATGAGCTTATTACAGACTCATTTAAAATAATGCGTGACTGGGCAGATGGCATAACTTTTGATGAAAAAGAGATTGAGAGCGAAAAGGGTGTCATAACGGAAGAGTGGCGCATGCGCAATGATGTGCGCAGCCGCATACGCAATATGGCAAGGGAATATCTTCTGGAAGGCTCGCTTTATCCTCTGAGAGACCCCATCGGGCTCATGGAGGTTGTGGAATCAGCTGATAAGGCACTCCTCAAAGGCTATTACGATAAATGGTACACTCCTGAGAATATGTCCGTCATAGTTGTGGGGAACATTAACCCCGAAAAGACTGAAAAGCTCATCAAACAGAACTTTACATCGCTTAAAGCGAAGAAAACGCCTGAAAAGGCGGATACATCGGTCCCGTTCAGGGAAGGGCTGAGGGTACGGACTATAACCGACCCCGAAGCGACTTCTGTTTCGCTCTCCTACAACCTTTTCAGCAGAGAAGGGAGAGTGGAAACCTACGAACACCTTAAGCAGAACGTGCTTGAAAGCGGTGCAATGAGCATGCTGAACAAGCGTGTTTCGGCGAAGATACTTGAGAAGAAAAGTGAGCTCCTCTCTTTCCGTGCCGGAAAATCCGGCATGACGGACAGCCTTGCTCTCACAAGGTTTTCCGTTACCACACGGCCCGAAACAATCGATTCGGACATAAGTGAGATGCTCACTGAAATTGAGCGTGTAAGACGCTACGGCTTCAATGCGGATGAACTCAGGGATTTCATAACATCCCAGAAGACAAACATTGAGCGTGCAGCCAGCCCCGACTACAAATATCCGTCCTCAAAATATGCTGATATGATAGCCGACTATGACACGTTCGGCGGACACCTTACAGAGTTTACACAGGATAAGGCGCTTCTGGACAGGATCTTCGGCGAGACTGATATAAAAGACTATAACGAAGCGTTCAACAGGCTTCTGCTGAGTAACAGCCGTATGGTTATTCTGACCATGCCTGAGCGCGACGCGGATAAAATATCCGTCACAGAGGAAAAATTCCTGAAAATCCAGTCTGGAGCGGAAAAAAGTGAAATCAAGGCGGAAGCCTCCCGCGGGATTCTGGATAAAATAATTGATAAAGAGCCGCAAGGCGGAGTGATAAAATCAAGGGAAATCTTCGCAAATGTTGACGGCGAGCTTATCACCTACGGCAACGGTGTGCGTCTCTTCATAAAAAGTAACCCTGTGGACAAAAACCGCTTCATGCTTACAGCGAAGAAGCCCGGCGGTTTTTCCGTAATGGGGGATGAGGAGATACTCTACGCTGATTTCATGCAGAGAGCGCTTGTCTCCAGCGGCTTTCAGGGTATCAGCAGGAGAGAACTCCAGACATTCCTTGCAGGTAAAAGGGTGAACGCCGCCCCGTCAGTTACAGGCAGTACATTTGACTTCGGCGGAGGCGGGGACAGCGAGGACATGGAAACCATGTTTCAGCTTATCTACAAATATTTAACCGCTCCGGACATAGACAGTAACGCATTTGACGCGCTGATGAAATCAACTGCCAACTCACTGGAAAGCGCCGAGAAGGACAAAAAGACCGTATTTTTCCGTGATGTTGCGGAAAAGATGCTTAATGACAAATACAGACGCGGACATTTGCTGGCTGCGGATCTGCCCAATATCACCCCTGAGAAGCTGATGAAGATCTATAAAGCTTACTTCGGCGATATAAACAACTTCATATTTGTAATCTCAGGCGATGCTGACAGAGACAAAACAGCGGAACTGGGGCGCAAATATCTGGGCGGTCTGCCTGCGGTGAACGTTAATGCCGCTGCGGTTGACAGGGGCGTAAGGCTCAGAGATAAGTCCGGCACGGCGGAAGGGTTCGGCGATGTGGAAAACAGATCCACGGTGATGATCCGCTTCGATAAGGACGTGGAGTACACCGCAAACGGCAGGTACATCTCGTCACTCTTAAGGCGGGTGATGGATCAGAGAATGCGTGAGAACATCCGCGAGAACATGGGCGGAGTTTACTCCATAAGCTCGGCTGTAAGCTACTCTGACTATCCTGAAACAGTCTTCTCCGGCAGAGTGTCATTCACCTGCGACCCGGCCAGAAGGGACGAGATAGTCAGAGAAGCAGCCGGAATCATAAATGACATAGCGGAAAACGGCGTAACCTTAAAGGAACTGGAAACTGCGAAAAACCAGCAGAATGTTCAGTATGACGCAGCAGGTGAGGATAACCGCTTCTGGGTTAACAGCCTTATTTTTGACTTTATCAGGGATGAGCCCGTTCTCTCCGTTGCGGAGCGCAAGGAGACAGTCAGCGGACTGAGCCTTGAAATCGTGAATGCGTTTGCGGCGGAATATATGAAGGATATGCGTATTTTCGTTGCTTCGTACAACCCGGAGGCAAAAGTTGAATAG